The Synchiropus splendidus isolate RoL2022-P1 chromosome 8, RoL_Sspl_1.0, whole genome shotgun sequence nucleotide sequence AAAGCTCTGACCCGCTTCCACCGCCACCACTGCCCGACAAGCCACCCGTTGGTCCAGAACTTGATTCCACCAGCAGCGACCCGGAAGCGGACGGGGCCCTCGACATCAAGCCGGTGCATCGCTTCATCCCAGACTCTTGGAAGAACTTCTTCCGAGTGAGTGGCCGTAGCGATAAACCGTGGTCCATGCCCGGGtccaacaacaataacagcacCAGCGAGGGCGTCCGCTGCTCGCCGCCTCACTCGCCTTCTGTGGTGGCCTCTTACCGTGATCCATATGGCGGGTCTGGCAGGAGCTACCACTCGGGCAAGGAGCTGCTCGAGGTCCACGACTCTCACGGGTCACAGTCGGGTCGCACCTACCGCACAGGCCTGAGCTACAGCGAGCGTGTGGAGGAGTACCATCAGCGATACGCCTTCATGAAGTCGTGGGCCGGGCTGCTGCGGATCTTGGGctgtgtggagctgctgctgggcgCCGCCATCTTCGCCTGCGTGTGTGCCTACATCCACAAGGACAACGAATGGTTCAAGATGTTCGGCTACTCGTCGCCTGGTGCGGCCTACGGCGGGATCTACGGTGGCACCAGCGGGTCGTACTACACCGGCCCCAAGACGCCGTTTGTCCTTGTGATCGCGGGGTTGGCCTGGCTGGTGACCATCATCGTGCTGGTCCTGGGAATGACCATGTACTACAGGACCATCCTGCTGGACTCCACCTGGTGGCCACTCACAGAGTTCACCATCAACCTGGTGCTGGCTATACTCTTCATGGCAGCAGGTATAAGTGCCGCCACACGTTGACCCTGCATGAAGAGTCTCGATGGCATCTAGAACACATCGGTGCTAATTCCACGTCGTGCCTCCTGCAGGAATTGTCTACGTGCACGACACGACACGCGGTGGCCTATGCTACCTGCCCGTCTTCAACAACGGCATCAATGGCGCGTTCTGCAGGACGGAGGCGGGCCAGACTGCCGCCATCATTTTCCTCTTTGCCACCATGGTGGTCTACCTCATCGGTGCTGGTGTGTGCCTCAAGCTGTGGCGGCATGAAGCCGCACGGAGACAGCGAGAGCGCTATGGTCAAGAGGTATATAACATGGAGACGATGTTCACGCAGACCTTGCTTCTGATTCCTCGCTATGGTTTTCCCTCACAGATGCagccgacctctgacctcactgCCACCCAGCCGCTGGTAAAAAAACTTTGATGATGATGCAAAACCAGGCTCCAGTTTAAAACTAATTGAACAAGTCTGGCTGTCATTTGTCCAGACAGCTCCGGCCGCCAAGGTTCCTGAACAGGTCCAGGGTTCCTCTGTGGTCCCCATCCAGTCCAGACCTAACCCTGGCCGCCCGCAGGTCCTCCAAGGAGTCATTCCATCCGGGCACATTCCCAAACCCGTCATCGTCCCGGACTACATAGCGTGAGTGCATGCTGTTGGTGACCGGCTTTTTAGCATGTCTCCGTCAGAGCGTCTCTTTATCCACCTCAGGAAATACCCGACGATCCGCTCAGACGAGGAGCAGGACCAGTACCGCGCTGTCTTCAACGACCAGTACGCCGAGTACAAGGAGCTGCACGCCGACGTCCAGGCCACCAGTAGGAAGTTCGATGAGATGGACGCCATGATGAGGAGCCTGCCTCAGCAGCCTGCCAGCCATACAGTAAAGTTCAACCAACCCGCCTTTCTCactcacccccccaccccaagCAGGTCTGagggtgacctctgacctggccACCAGTCTGGTGAGGTCACAGCAGAAACATCCCTTGGGTTGATCTCGCAGGAGATTTAACCTGACCTCCTCCAGTTTGTTCCTCGCTGTTGCTTCCTCCATCAACTTCCTGTTAGGACTGcacttcctgtctcctctcACTTACTTCCTCTGGCTGGCTTCATCATCCTCGCATGTTTCCCTTGCAGGAGGTGGAGCGCATCAACCGGATCCTTCAGGAgtttcagagaaagaagaatgtAAGTTGGACGTCATCACCACCGCCTCACTTCACACACGCTCACTCCTCACCGGTCCCACTGCAGGACCCCACCTTCCTGGAGAAGAAGGAGCGCTGCGAGTACCTAAAGAGCAAACTGTCACACATCAAGCAGAAGATCCAGGAGTATGACAAAGTCATGGAGTGGAACGACGGCTACGAGTGAAGCTGAGACCAAACCAGAGTTCACCCGATGATCTTCATGATAAAATCGTCTGTGACGATCATTTGTTTTAAAAGTTTCCTTCCTCAATTTCAAGACGCTGAGCCAACATTTCCTGAACCACTACACTTGCTTGAACCACTACATGTTTGTGAAACTGCATTACGGTTCCCAGCAtcaattttggttttattttttgatgacTGTATTTATCTCTTGTgtatttcttcacttcctgtttcctcctgACGGTCCAGCAataaaatttcaagattttactgatgtttgttttgagagacAACATgtgaaaaaagttgtttttctgttgcTCAATGCAAACGTATCTGAAAATGATCTGACACTTTGGTGATGCATCTGTTAGCATCACTGCTTACAtagtttctcacacacacacacacacacacggtcatgTGACCCGATGATGTCATCGCGGACAGGTTGATGACTGTAAACACCGTGACATGTTCCGTGTCTTCGCACTGAGTCAACCGGTGaggtttggtcacgtgacgccacCCTCGGACCAGTCGAGGTAGGCCGCGGTGTCGCTGTCGACCTGCGGAGGGGAGGGGAGTAGAGTCACCTGTGAAAGGGGGCGGAGCTGCAGAGCCACGACTGTCGCAAGGTGTGGTCGTGTGTGTACCTGCAGCGGCAGTTTCAGCTGAAGATTCCTCGAGTCGCCGCGTCTTCCTCCTGGTTCCGGACGGGTCCACGCGCTACAACCTCTCCAGTCAAGTTTCCAGAACCAGCGGAGCCCTGCAGCGATGTCATCTGGACCCATCGGGAGTCCGCCGCCGTACGAGTCTGACAATGGCTTGTGAGTTCTGACGTTTGATACCTGTGTTTGGACACATGCGGGTGGGACAGTCATCTCGGTCAAAATTTAAGTGAGTTTATGGACATTACAAACCGAGCCAATGCGGTCCCTCAGGACCGAACCGACTAGGAGTCTTGGAGTTCTGGAGACATCAGTTCACGCTACAATTCCATTCCCGAACTCGCGTCCGCACGGAACATGCAGAGGACGTGAAGGGATGAAAGGTTTTGAAGTCACCTTCCTGTAGATGAGAAAGAAGAGGTTTCAGATCAAATCAGTCGAAGCTCAGAGGCATGTGAGTGCTTCATTGAATGAAGATTatcacaaaaataaagcagATTTAGAAACGGACGAGAACAAATTTTGGCCCGCGGGCCATTCCCGGGCCGAGGAAGCCCCAGTGGTCGGAAATTGAAGATTTAAGAAACCAGTTTTGGGGTCATACTGGGTCGGAGAGTCCTGGCTATATGGGGCCTGGACCAACGGTTGAGGGTTACGGCTCAGGTTTATGTTTTGCTTCGGTTAAACACAGTCACTGCGACATGGAGCTAATGAGGTTCTGTCCTGCAGCGTCCCACCGCCTCAGCCCGCCTACTCATACTACCCTGACGATGAGTTCCAGCACTTTTACCGCTGGACATCTCCACCAGGCATCCTAAAGATCATGGCCGCCATTGTCATTGTGCTGTGCGTGGCCATATTCGCTTGCGTGGCATCAACGCTGGCACACGACACACAAGGGGCACTGTCTGGCTTCGGTGGAATCGGCGGTGGCTACGGTGGCACTTACGGCGGAAGCTACGGCGGCTCATACGGCGGAGGCTACAACTACGGAGGAGGAGCTTATGGACCCGGGAACAACTACGGCTACGGTGGACT carries:
- the marveld2a gene encoding MARVEL domain-containing protein 2, which produces MSYGGGRSGHSDRVHPEPYYDQVYAGSLPRVSDGDFRPLRDPLLAQSSDPLPPPPLPDKPPVGPELDSTSSDPEADGALDIKPVHRFIPDSWKNFFRVSGRSDKPWSMPGSNNNNSTSEGVRCSPPHSPSVVASYRDPYGGSGRSYHSGKELLEVHDSHGSQSGRTYRTGLSYSERVEEYHQRYAFMKSWAGLLRILGCVELLLGAAIFACVCAYIHKDNEWFKMFGYSSPGAAYGGIYGGTSGSYYTGPKTPFVLVIAGLAWLVTIIVLVLGMTMYYRTILLDSTWWPLTEFTINLVLAILFMAAGIVYVHDTTRGGLCYLPVFNNGINGAFCRTEAGQTAAIIFLFATMVVYLIGAGVCLKLWRHEAARRQRERYGQEMQPTSDLTATQPLTAPAAKVPEQVQGSSVVPIQSRPNPGRPQVLQGVIPSGHIPKPVIVPDYIAKYPTIRSDEEQDQYRAVFNDQYAEYKELHADVQATSRKFDEMDAMMRSLPQQPASHTEVERINRILQEFQRKKNDPTFLEKKERCEYLKSKLSHIKQKIQEYDKVMEWNDGYEFLESPRLPPGSGRVHALQPLQSSFQNQRSPAAMSSGPIGSPPPYESDNGFVPPPQPAYSYYPDDEFQHFYRWTSPPGILKIMAAIVIVLCVAIFACVASTLAHDTQGALSGFGGIGGGYGGTYGGSYGGSYGGGYNYGGGAYGPGNNYGYGGLGGNYNDPRKGKGFIIAMAAITFIAALVIFIVIVSHQSLSESRRFYLAVIIICAILALLMLVATIVYLIAVNPMAQSSGSAYGSQIAGLCAQYQQPQPSGMFVNQYLYHYCVVEPQEAIAVVFGFLVTIALIIMLVFALKTRQKIQNYGKSNILWRRVKVVDELEPPQDVEAWVNNVSAPGEDLPMSDFPDKLRGSRSHLDDDSNYDKPPLSYTPQPVLEEEAPLRHSAPYSSSDVPSSNRRRPGRPRRTDGQDYDTDYASSGDELDDDDFYSEFPPIRNDQERNDYKREFDREHSEYKDLQAELDAINKSLAEADRDLDELPEGSPQYLDALDAYNRIKDRKKSADYQTRKRRCKFLKAKLNHIKKMVADFDRSG